In Candidatus Margulisiibacteriota bacterium, the following proteins share a genomic window:
- a CDS encoding GIY-YIG nuclease family protein translates to MNEIVYVLINEAMPGYVKIGKTTTSLEQRIRELSASTSVPLPFTCFYACTVKEMSFVEHQLHDAFDNNRINPKREFFRIAPERVVAALKLAEIEDVTPKKDIVESHEDQKALDKARTIRERFDFRMADIPIGAELTFSRDENIKAKVVDNRSIKFNGKITSLSKSAQKILGYNYGVAGTDYWMYEGEALDERRRRLEGEN, encoded by the coding sequence ATGAACGAGATTGTTTATGTTCTTATTAATGAAGCAATGCCCGGCTATGTAAAAATTGGTAAAACGACAACCAGCCTTGAGCAAAGAATTAGGGAATTGAGCGCATCGACAAGTGTTCCCCTCCCGTTTACTTGTTTTTATGCTTGCACGGTGAAGGAAATGAGTTTTGTGGAACATCAATTGCATGACGCATTTGACAATAATCGGATAAATCCAAAAAGAGAGTTTTTTCGAATAGCTCCGGAACGTGTAGTGGCGGCTTTAAAATTAGCAGAGATTGAAGATGTTACTCCTAAGAAAGATATTGTAGAATCGCATGAAGATCAAAAAGCGCTTGATAAAGCCAGGACCATACGGGAAAGATTTGATTTTAGAATGGCGGATATTCCGATTGGCGCAGAGCTGACTTTTAGCAGGGATGAAAATATTAAGGCAAAAGTTGTTGATAATCGTTCTATTAAGTTTAACGGTAAAATAACAAGTCTTTCAAAGTCAGCGCAGAAAATACTGGGATACAACTATGGTGTTGCCGGAACAGATTATTGGATGTACGAAGGGGAAGCATTAGACGAACGCCGACGAAGGTTGGAAGGCGAGAATTAG
- a CDS encoding KilA-N domain-containing protein: MVKNKKVVVQGSQIGVLLRDGDNDFISLTDMTKKFGDDVLIYQWMRNRNTVEFLGIWEQIHNPDFKGVEFETFKKQAGMNSFSLTPRKWIDATGAIGLISRAGRYGGGTYAHKDIAFEFGSWLSAEFKLYLIKEFQRLKTEENQRFVLGWDMKRMLAKLNYKIHTDAIKEHIVPPQISKQKMNVIYASEADVLNVALFGITAKEWRDKNIGKEGNVRDSATVEQLVVLSNLESMNAELIRLGFPQGERLRKLNEMAISQMKSLMGNASIRKLK; encoded by the coding sequence GTGGTTAAAAACAAGAAAGTTGTCGTACAAGGAAGTCAGATCGGAGTCTTGTTGCGCGATGGAGACAATGATTTTATTTCTTTGACCGACATGACAAAGAAATTTGGAGACGATGTTCTCATCTACCAATGGATGCGCAATCGGAATACGGTTGAATTCTTAGGGATTTGGGAGCAGATACACAACCCTGATTTTAAAGGTGTCGAATTCGAGACCTTTAAAAAGCAAGCCGGGATGAATAGCTTTTCCCTAACCCCCAGAAAATGGATTGACGCAACTGGTGCTATCGGTTTGATTTCAAGGGCCGGACGATACGGCGGTGGAACCTATGCTCATAAAGACATAGCGTTTGAATTTGGCTCGTGGCTTAGCGCGGAATTTAAGCTTTACTTGATCAAGGAATTTCAGAGATTAAAAACTGAAGAGAATCAACGATTTGTTCTTGGCTGGGACATGAAACGGATGCTGGCAAAATTAAATTATAAAATTCATACCGATGCCATAAAAGAGCATATTGTTCCCCCGCAAATTTCCAAGCAAAAAATGAATGTGATTTATGCCAGCGAAGCTGACGTTTTGAATGTCGCGTTGTTTGGTATAACGGCTAAGGAATGGAGGGATAAAAATATAGGCAAAGAAGGGAATGTCAGGGATTCCGCGACAGTTGAACAGCTGGTGGTTCTGTCCAATCTCGAAAGTATGAATGCTGAACTTATCCGATTGGGATTCCCTCAAGGTGAAAGGTTGAGGAAGCTTAACGAAATGGCGATAAGCCAGATGAAATCTTTGATGGGCAATGCCTCAATAAGAAAGCTAAAGTGA
- the hisI gene encoding phosphoribosyl-AMP cyclohydrolase — translation MDISKIKFDDKGLVPVIAQDYKDGTVLMLAYMSKESLEITLKTKEMVYWSRSRKVLWHKGETSGHIQKVKELCFDCDGDAIVAKIEQVGDIACHTGNRSCFFNKLI, via the coding sequence ATGGATATCAGCAAAATTAAGTTTGATGACAAAGGTTTGGTCCCGGTGATCGCCCAGGATTATAAGGACGGCACCGTCCTGATGCTTGCCTATATGAGCAAAGAATCGCTCGAGATAACCTTGAAAACAAAAGAGATGGTCTATTGGTCTCGCTCCCGCAAGGTACTCTGGCACAAAGGGGAGACCTCCGGACACATCCAAAAGGTTAAAGAGCTTTGTTTTGACTGCGACGGCGACGCGATCGTCGCCAAGATCGAGCAGGTCGGCGACATCGCCTGCCACACCGGTAACCGGAGCTGTTTCTTCAATAAGCTGATCTAA
- the crcB gene encoding fluoride efflux transporter CrcB, with the protein MIAKFFFVAAGGVIGALARYILSAGTHKLYVGHFPLGTLLVNLSGSLVIGLLWGIFDQYDLSHNWRLFFFIGILGSYTTFSSFGLDTFQLFRDGEMTMAVLNILLNNVLGILLVFIGYGITRLLFRFI; encoded by the coding sequence ATGATCGCGAAATTCTTTTTTGTCGCGGCTGGCGGGGTGATTGGCGCACTCGCTCGTTACATTCTTTCGGCCGGGACCCACAAACTCTACGTTGGGCATTTTCCGCTAGGGACATTACTGGTTAATCTAAGCGGTTCGCTGGTGATCGGTTTGTTGTGGGGAATCTTTGACCAATACGACTTGTCGCATAACTGGCGGCTCTTCTTTTTTATCGGGATCCTGGGGAGTTACACCACTTTTTCCAGCTTTGGGCTCGATACCTTCCAACTTTTTCGCGACGGTGAAATGACTATGGCGGTTTTAAATATTCTGCTAAATAATGTGCTGGGGATCTTATTGGTGTTTATTGGCTATGGGATCACGCGGTTACTCTTCAGATTTATCTAG
- a CDS encoding pseudouridine synthase encodes MLKYAVFNKPFEVLCQFTDEMGRKTLKDYIKVPGIYSVGRLDYDSEGLLLLTNDVAMNHRISNPKNKVEKTYLAQVEGIPTPEQLAKLKSGVLIEGYKTLPSKVRAIQEPKLWERSRPIRFRKSIPTSWLELTIREGKNRQVRKMTAAVGLPCLRLVRVAIGPLKLEGLPPGKYKEIIKPAI; translated from the coding sequence ATGCTCAAATATGCCGTATTCAACAAGCCTTTCGAGGTCCTCTGCCAGTTCACCGATGAAATGGGGCGGAAGACTTTGAAAGATTATATTAAGGTGCCGGGGATCTACTCGGTCGGACGGCTCGACTACGACAGCGAGGGGCTCCTCCTCCTGACCAACGACGTGGCAATGAACCACCGGATCAGCAATCCTAAGAACAAAGTGGAAAAGACCTATTTGGCGCAGGTTGAAGGGATCCCAACTCCTGAACAATTAGCCAAGCTAAAAAGCGGGGTCTTGATCGAAGGGTATAAAACGCTCCCCTCTAAAGTCCGGGCGATCCAGGAACCAAAGTTGTGGGAACGATCGAGGCCGATCCGTTTCCGTAAAAGCATTCCGACTTCGTGGCTCGAATTGACGATCCGTGAAGGGAAGAACCGCCAGGTGCGGAAAATGACCGCCGCCGTCGGCCTCCCCTGCCTCCGCTTGGTCAGAGTAGCAATCGGCCCGCTGAAACTAGAAGGGCTCCCGCCGGGGAAATATAAAGAGATAATCAAACCGGCGATCTAG
- the uvrA gene encoding excinuclease ABC subunit UvrA: MGLDKIIIKGAREHNLKNVNLELPRYKLIVFTGLSGSGKSSLAFDTLYAEGQRRYVESLSAYARQFLEQMAKPDVDSIDGLSPVISIDQKAPPRNPRSTVGTVTEIYDYFRLLYANIGVPHCPKCNKKIERQTAQQIVDQMLEMPDGEKIMVLAPVIRGRKGEYKSLFADIQKDGFIRVRVDGKVLELPDIPDLDKKLKHDIAIVIDRIVVNAGNRKRLNESVENALRYGNGIVEILAERAGAKPKVFSEKFACAECGISLDEITPRIFSFNSPYGACPECKGLGDKLEFDPDLVIPNRNLTLAEGAIVPWGEAASYYLQKLEAVGEAYGFDLNTPVKKLTKEQMNIILYGSKKPIKFKYVMDRGYWENEGTFEGVISNLRRRYLETKSENVRFFLYRYMSSIPCSVCGGKRLKPESLSVLVGGKSIAELAAMPINVIQKFIEDLRFSEREQTISKQIIKEIKARLSFLLNVGLAYLSLDRQSSTLSGGEAQRTRLATQVGSGLVGVLYILDEPSIGLHQRDNKRLIETLVRLRDLGNTVVVVEHDEETMRSADFLVDIGPGAGVHGGKIVASGTVEDIIKEKNSITGKYLSGEMKIEVPSERHKGNGHHLEIIGAEHHNLKKIDVAFPLGVFTCVTGVSGSGKSSLINDILYKALANKFYRAVDKAGRYDEIKGLEHIDKVVIIDQMPIGKTPRSNPATYTGVFDHIRNLFTMTQEARVRGYKSGRFSFNVRGGRCEACAGDGLVKIEMHFLPDVYVPCDVCKGKRYNRETLEVHYKGKNIYDVLNMTVEEALVLFENIPQIERKLRTLSDVGLSYIKLGQAATTLSGGEAQRIKLATELATRSTGRTLYLLDEPTTGLHFDDTKKLLEVLHRLVAAGNSMIVIEHNLDVIKTADHIIDLGPEGGEEGGEIIAEGTPEAVAKVSRSYTGRYLKKLLK, encoded by the coding sequence ATGGGATTAGACAAAATAATCATCAAAGGGGCCCGGGAACATAACCTCAAGAACGTTAATCTTGAGCTCCCCCGGTACAAACTGATCGTTTTCACCGGCCTGTCCGGTTCCGGCAAATCATCCCTTGCTTTCGATACCCTTTATGCCGAAGGACAGCGGCGCTATGTCGAATCACTTTCCGCTTACGCCCGCCAATTCCTGGAGCAGATGGCCAAGCCCGATGTCGATTCAATTGATGGCCTCTCGCCGGTCATTTCGATCGATCAGAAGGCCCCTCCCCGCAATCCACGCTCGACCGTCGGGACAGTTACCGAAATCTATGATTACTTCCGCTTACTTTACGCTAACATTGGGGTCCCTCATTGTCCAAAATGCAATAAAAAAATCGAGCGGCAGACCGCCCAACAGATCGTCGACCAGATGCTGGAGATGCCGGACGGAGAAAAAATCATGGTCCTGGCCCCGGTCATTCGCGGCCGCAAAGGGGAGTACAAGAGCCTCTTCGCCGATATCCAGAAAGACGGCTTCATCCGGGTTCGGGTTGATGGCAAGGTTCTCGAACTCCCCGACATCCCCGACCTGGATAAAAAGCTTAAGCACGATATCGCTATTGTCATCGACCGGATTGTCGTTAACGCCGGGAACCGGAAGCGGCTCAACGAGTCGGTCGAAAACGCTTTGCGTTACGGGAACGGGATCGTCGAGATCCTGGCCGAAAGAGCGGGAGCTAAACCAAAGGTTTTCAGCGAAAAGTTTGCCTGCGCCGAGTGCGGCATCTCGCTCGACGAGATCACCCCGCGGATCTTTTCTTTCAACAGCCCGTACGGGGCTTGTCCCGAGTGTAAGGGGTTGGGGGACAAGCTTGAGTTCGATCCCGACCTGGTCATCCCGAACCGGAATTTGACCCTGGCCGAAGGGGCGATTGTTCCCTGGGGAGAAGCGGCGTCATATTACCTGCAAAAACTGGAAGCGGTCGGCGAGGCTTATGGTTTTGATCTCAACACGCCGGTTAAAAAACTGACCAAAGAGCAAATGAACATCATTCTCTACGGCAGCAAAAAGCCGATCAAGTTCAAATACGTCATGGACCGGGGATATTGGGAGAACGAAGGGACCTTTGAAGGGGTGATCAGCAATCTCCGCCGCCGCTACCTCGAAACCAAATCGGAGAATGTCCGTTTCTTTCTTTACCGCTACATGAGCTCGATCCCGTGTTCGGTCTGCGGCGGGAAACGGCTCAAACCGGAGTCGCTCTCGGTCCTGGTCGGCGGCAAATCGATCGCCGAACTGGCGGCGATGCCGATCAACGTCATCCAAAAGTTTATCGAAGATCTCCGCTTCAGCGAGCGGGAGCAGACGATCTCCAAACAGATCATTAAAGAGATCAAGGCCCGGCTAAGCTTTTTGCTGAACGTCGGCTTGGCCTATCTTTCGCTCGACCGCCAATCATCGACCCTCTCCGGCGGCGAAGCCCAGCGGACCCGGCTGGCGACCCAGGTCGGCTCCGGCCTGGTCGGCGTCCTCTACATCTTGGACGAACCGTCGATCGGTCTCCACCAGCGGGACAATAAGCGGCTGATCGAGACTTTGGTCCGCTTGCGCGATCTGGGGAACACCGTCGTCGTCGTCGAGCATGACGAAGAGACGATGCGTTCGGCCGACTTCCTGGTTGATATTGGGCCGGGGGCGGGGGTCCATGGCGGCAAGATTGTGGCGAGCGGAACGGTTGAAGATATTATTAAAGAAAAGAATTCGATCACCGGCAAATATCTTTCCGGTGAAATGAAGATCGAGGTCCCGAGCGAGCGGCATAAAGGGAACGGTCACCACCTGGAGATCATCGGAGCGGAGCACCATAACCTCAAGAAGATCGACGTTGCTTTTCCGCTCGGAGTTTTTACCTGCGTGACCGGGGTTTCCGGTTCGGGGAAGAGCTCGCTGATCAATGATATCCTCTACAAAGCGCTGGCTAATAAGTTTTACCGGGCGGTTGATAAAGCGGGGCGCTACGATGAGATCAAAGGGCTGGAGCATATCGACAAAGTCGTGATCATCGACCAGATGCCGATTGGCAAGACCCCCCGCTCCAACCCGGCGACCTATACCGGGGTCTTTGACCATATCCGGAACCTATTTACCATGACGCAGGAAGCGCGGGTGCGCGGCTACAAGTCGGGGCGTTTTTCTTTCAACGTCCGCGGCGGTCGCTGTGAGGCCTGTGCCGGCGACGGGCTGGTCAAGATCGAAATGCACTTTCTCCCCGACGTTTACGTTCCGTGCGACGTTTGTAAAGGGAAGCGTTACAACCGGGAGACGCTCGAGGTCCATTACAAAGGAAAGAACATTTACGATGTCCTCAACATGACGGTCGAAGAAGCGCTCGTTCTCTTTGAGAATATTCCGCAGATCGAGCGGAAGCTTCGGACCCTCTCGGACGTCGGGTTGAGCTACATCAAGCTTGGCCAGGCGGCGACGACCCTTTCGGGCGGCGAAGCCCAACGGATCAAACTGGCAACGGAACTGGCGACCCGTTCGACCGGTCGGACCCTTTACCTGCTCGACGAGCCGACGACCGGTCTCCATTTTGACGACACCAAGAAACTCCTCGAAGTCCTCCACCGCCTGGTGGCGGCCGGAAACTCGATGATCGTCATCGAACACAACCTCGACGTTATCAAAACCGCCGACCACATTATCGACCTCGGGCCGGAAGGTGGCGAAGAGGGGGGCGAGATCATTGCCGAAGGGACCCCGGAGGCGGTCGCCAAAGTCAGTCGCAGTTATACTGGCCGCTACCTGAAGAAACTACTTAAGTAA